One genomic region from Paenibacillus antri encodes:
- a CDS encoding Gfo/Idh/MocA family protein: protein MLNVALIGIEGFGRAHVRQIVAFANEGKLRCAAFADPGADPAGESFAALTALGAVRCDDDATLLAERPDVDAVVLATPLPLHRAMAIRALEAGRHVLVEKPPAVAVQDVDAMARAQEAAGRLCAVNFQNVSGSAFRRALELVRAGAIGRVSRIAGIGMWKRTDRYYSRTPWAGKLTLRGQLVLDGTLMNPFAHLLQNGLLLAEAAAADPADAEPLHLRAELYRAHPIEGDDTSCLRLATRGGVEVCMYTTLCYESNEPPAIEVVGDRGVLRWDYANRLEIRRAGGSAPETLQFPAEDLMRKMYSNWIDSIDDRAEPYCTVDRCRPFVAAVNGALLSSGGVHPIPADAVDIAEEHGNRVTTVRDLPELFREAAERSALLSELGVPWAVRTRRFSLEGFREFRL from the coding sequence ATGCTCAACGTCGCTCTCATCGGCATCGAAGGGTTTGGACGTGCGCACGTGCGTCAGATCGTCGCGTTCGCGAACGAAGGCAAACTGCGTTGCGCGGCGTTCGCGGATCCGGGCGCCGACCCGGCGGGCGAATCGTTCGCCGCCTTGACCGCGCTCGGAGCCGTTCGCTGCGACGACGACGCGACGCTGCTGGCCGAACGCCCGGACGTCGACGCGGTCGTACTCGCGACTCCGCTGCCGCTGCACCGCGCTATGGCGATCCGTGCATTGGAGGCCGGCCGGCATGTGCTTGTGGAAAAGCCGCCCGCGGTCGCCGTGCAGGACGTAGACGCGATGGCCCGCGCGCAGGAAGCCGCCGGCAGACTCTGCGCCGTGAATTTTCAGAACGTATCCGGCTCGGCGTTCCGTCGGGCGCTCGAACTTGTCCGCGCCGGCGCGATCGGCAGGGTATCGCGCATCGCGGGCATCGGCATGTGGAAGCGCACCGATCGCTATTACAGCCGGACGCCGTGGGCCGGCAAGCTAACCTTGCGCGGACAGCTTGTCTTGGACGGCACGCTGATGAATCCGTTCGCGCATCTGCTCCAAAATGGCCTTCTGCTCGCCGAGGCCGCCGCCGCCGATCCGGCGGACGCCGAGCCGCTGCATCTGCGGGCGGAACTGTACCGTGCGCATCCGATCGAGGGCGACGACACGTCCTGCCTTCGACTCGCGACCCGCGGCGGCGTCGAAGTGTGTATGTATACGACGCTGTGTTACGAATCGAATGAACCTCCGGCGATCGAGGTCGTCGGCGACCGCGGCGTCCTGCGGTGGGATTATGCGAATCGACTCGAAATTCGGCGGGCGGGCGGCTCCGCGCCGGAGACGCTCCAGTTCCCCGCCGAAGACTTGATGCGCAAGATGTACTCGAATTGGATCGACAGCATCGACGACCGGGCGGAGCCGTATTGCACCGTCGATCGGTGCCGACCCTTCGTCGCGGCCGTCAACGGCGCGCTGCTCTCGTCGGGCGGCGTCCACCCGATCCCGGCGGACGCGGTCGACATCGCAGAGGAACACGGGAACCGGGTCACGACCGTACGCGACTTGCCGGAGCTGTTCCGCGAGGCGGCCGAGCGAAGCGCCCTGCTCTCGGAACTCGGCGTACCTTGGGCCGTGCGCACGCGGCGCTTCTCGCTAGAGGGCTTCCGCGAGTTCCGGTTGTAG
- a CDS encoding helix-turn-helix transcriptional regulator yields the protein MGLRSIRLPQTGIFLYESKHREGDVVDVHHHDVYQILYALDGEGRIALEGRAHEAARDQVVFIAPGAEHAIVSDTRLTLLVLAFDAAALRVLSALEPAAATALSRSFLHKPGALQSGEWRGWLRKLLHDQARAEQEPLGGSAVKLTLLNVLHMLAKSAQAPTAGDANTLRAERIRRNIDEHYFQPFSLEALADKMGISSRYVNAIFKEQFGMTPVRYLTEVRIERARKLLAETDKDIVSVCFEVGYDTLSTFYRTFKNIVRLSPKQYRQLAREHGGEEQDPSIRK from the coding sequence TTGGGCCTAAGGAGCATTCGACTGCCCCAGACCGGCATTTTCCTATACGAAAGCAAGCATCGGGAGGGGGACGTCGTAGACGTTCACCATCACGACGTATACCAAATTCTGTATGCGTTGGACGGGGAAGGACGGATCGCGCTCGAAGGGCGCGCGCACGAGGCCGCTAGGGACCAGGTCGTCTTCATCGCGCCCGGAGCGGAGCACGCGATCGTCTCGGACACGCGGCTGACGCTGCTCGTTCTCGCCTTCGACGCAGCAGCCCTTCGCGTGTTGTCCGCGCTCGAGCCCGCCGCCGCGACGGCGCTGAGCCGATCGTTCTTGCATAAGCCGGGCGCCTTGCAAAGCGGGGAGTGGCGCGGGTGGCTGCGGAAGCTGCTGCACGACCAGGCGCGCGCGGAGCAAGAGCCGCTCGGCGGCTCGGCCGTCAAGCTGACGCTGCTGAACGTCCTGCACATGCTGGCGAAATCCGCGCAAGCGCCGACCGCGGGCGACGCCAACACGCTGCGGGCGGAGCGCATCCGCAGGAACATCGACGAGCATTACTTTCAGCCGTTTTCATTGGAAGCGCTTGCGGATAAGATGGGCATCAGCTCCCGGTACGTCAACGCGATCTTCAAGGAGCAGTTCGGCATGACGCCTGTGCGTTATTTGACCGAGGTGCGCATCGAGCGGGCCCGGAAGCTGCTCGCCGAAACCGACAAGGATATCGTCTCGGTCTGCTTCGAGGTCGGCTACGACACGCTTTCCACCTTCTATCGAACCTTCAAGAACATCGTGCGCCTGTCGCCGAAGCAATACCGGCAGCTGGCGCGGGAGCATGGCGGGGAGGAGCAAGACCCGAGCATTCGAAAATAA
- a CDS encoding Gfo/Idh/MocA family protein, with protein MTIHNLGIIMNGVTGRMGTNQHLIRSILAIRKQGGVKLDNGDVLMPDPILVGRQEQKLRTLAAEHGLEKWSTDLDACLADRDYSIYFDAQTTLLRAESIKKAIAAGKHIYCEKPTAASLEESLELARLAKRAGVKNGVVQDKLFLPGLLKLKRLVDSGFFGRILSVRMEFGYWVFEGDWGVPAQRPSWNYRKEDGGGIIVDMFAHWRYVLDNLFGEVKSVACLGATHIPARVDESGRPYAATADDAAYAIFELEGGIVVQANSSWTTRVNRDDLLTVHVDGTEGSAVAGLRGCKSQHRINTPKPVWNPDIPNPHDFLGQWEEVPDNRPFDNAFKVQWEMFLKHVAVDAPFPWDLLEGAKGTQLAELGLQAWAERRTLDVPKLEA; from the coding sequence GTGACCATACATAACCTTGGCATCATTATGAACGGCGTGACGGGCCGGATGGGGACGAACCAGCATCTGATCCGGTCGATCTTGGCGATTCGAAAGCAAGGGGGCGTCAAACTCGACAACGGCGACGTGCTCATGCCCGATCCGATCCTTGTCGGAAGGCAGGAGCAGAAGCTGCGGACCCTCGCGGCGGAACACGGACTCGAGAAGTGGAGCACCGACCTCGACGCATGTTTGGCCGACCGGGACTATTCGATCTATTTCGACGCGCAGACGACGCTGCTGCGCGCGGAAAGCATCAAGAAGGCCATCGCGGCGGGCAAGCATATTTATTGCGAAAAGCCGACCGCCGCATCCCTCGAGGAGTCGCTCGAGCTCGCTCGTCTGGCGAAGCGCGCCGGCGTAAAGAACGGCGTCGTCCAAGACAAATTGTTCCTGCCGGGACTTCTCAAGCTGAAGCGGCTCGTCGATTCGGGTTTCTTCGGGCGCATCTTATCCGTGCGCATGGAATTCGGCTATTGGGTGTTCGAAGGCGACTGGGGCGTTCCGGCCCAACGGCCGTCGTGGAATTACCGGAAGGAGGACGGCGGCGGCATCATCGTCGACATGTTCGCCCATTGGCGCTACGTGCTCGACAACTTGTTCGGCGAGGTGAAGTCGGTCGCCTGCCTCGGCGCGACGCATATCCCCGCGCGGGTCGACGAGTCGGGCCGGCCGTACGCGGCGACGGCCGACGATGCGGCCTACGCGATCTTCGAGCTCGAGGGGGGCATCGTCGTTCAGGCGAATTCGTCCTGGACGACCCGCGTCAACCGGGACGATCTGCTGACCGTGCACGTGGACGGCACGGAAGGGAGCGCCGTCGCCGGACTGCGCGGCTGCAAGAGCCAGCACCGGATCAATACGCCGAAGCCGGTGTGGAATCCGGATATCCCGAACCCGCATGACTTCTTGGGGCAGTGGGAGGAGGTTCCGGACAACCGGCCGTTCGACAACGCGTTCAAGGTGCAATGGGAGATGTTCCTGAAGCATGTCGCCGTCGACGCACCGTTCCCGTGGGACCTGCTCGAAGGGGCGAAGGGGACGCAGCTCGCCGAGCTCGGACTGCAGGCATGGGCGGAGCGGCGCACGCTCGACGTGCCGAAGCTGGAAGCGTAA
- a CDS encoding dihydrodipicolinate synthase family protein encodes MATTIRLPMAGGELYDYALSGAAPFGKPSAPLASRIAFSAAHVVCDPLADADPLHRSRIDWDATLAYRRHLWSYGLAVAEAMDTAQRGMGLPPEGARELIERSLSEARAVGGRIACGAGTDHLAPGPAVTLEAVERAYEEQCAHVERHGGQIILMASRALAAAARGPDDYERVYGRILRQVSQPVILHWLGDMFDPALAGYWGHKDLDAAMEVCLRVIRANAGKVDGIKISLLDAEKEVRMRRLLPEGVKMYTGDDFNYPELIKGDAQGFSHALLGIFDAIAPAASAAIAALDAGDSAGFDALLAKTVPLSRHIFQAPTYAYKTGVVFMAYLNGHQRHFRMLGGAEGARSTVHLAELFALADQAGLLADPELACERMRHVLALSGIR; translated from the coding sequence ATGGCGACAACGATTCGATTGCCGATGGCCGGCGGCGAGCTGTACGACTACGCATTGTCGGGGGCCGCGCCGTTCGGGAAGCCGTCCGCCCCGCTCGCGAGCCGGATCGCGTTCTCCGCCGCGCACGTCGTCTGCGACCCGCTCGCCGACGCCGATCCGCTGCACCGGTCGCGGATCGACTGGGACGCGACGCTCGCGTATCGGCGCCACCTGTGGTCGTACGGCCTCGCCGTCGCCGAGGCGATGGACACGGCGCAGCGGGGCATGGGGCTGCCGCCGGAAGGCGCGCGCGAGCTGATCGAGCGCTCGCTCTCCGAGGCGCGAGCCGTCGGCGGGCGCATCGCCTGCGGGGCCGGGACCGACCATCTGGCGCCCGGCCCGGCCGTCACGCTCGAGGCGGTGGAGCGCGCCTACGAGGAGCAATGCGCCCACGTCGAGCGACACGGCGGGCAGATCATTCTGATGGCGAGCCGGGCGCTCGCCGCCGCCGCGCGGGGGCCCGACGACTACGAGCGCGTCTACGGCCGCATCCTGCGGCAGGTGTCGCAGCCGGTCATCCTGCATTGGCTCGGCGACATGTTCGATCCGGCGCTCGCCGGCTATTGGGGCCACAAGGATCTCGACGCCGCCATGGAGGTATGCCTGCGCGTCATCCGGGCGAATGCGGGCAAGGTCGACGGCATCAAGATTTCGCTTCTGGACGCGGAGAAGGAAGTGCGCATGCGGCGCCTCCTGCCGGAAGGCGTCAAGATGTATACGGGCGACGACTTCAACTACCCGGAGCTGATCAAGGGCGATGCGCAAGGCTTCAGCCACGCGCTGCTCGGCATCTTCGACGCGATCGCGCCGGCGGCGTCGGCCGCGATCGCGGCGCTCGACGCCGGCGATTCCGCCGGCTTCGACGCTCTGCTTGCGAAGACGGTGCCGCTCTCGCGGCACATCTTCCAGGCGCCGACGTACGCGTACAAGACCGGCGTCGTCTTCATGGCGTACTTGAACGGCCACCAGCGGCACTTCCGCATGTTGGGCGGCGCCGAAGGCGCGAGGTCGACGGTGCATCTGGCGGAGCTGTTCGCGCTCGCGGACCAAGCCGGGCTGCTGGCCGATCCGGAGCTGGCGTGCGAGCGGATGCGGCACGTGCTGGCGTTATCGGGCATTCGATAG
- a CDS encoding sugar phosphate isomerase/epimerase family protein: MAASLTNFERLSLNQITTDRWSLREAADGCARAGVPWIALWRHKIAEAGLSEAKRAVRDAGLRVSSVCRGGMFPAATAAERQARIDDNLRAVDEAAELGADTLVLVCGPAADRDIAAAREQVAEGIARVAPYAKERGVKLGIEPLHPMYAAERSVVNTLAQAIDLAERFDPAEVGVVVDVFHVWWDPELYAGIRRSSGRILGFHVSDWIVPTPDLLMGRGMMGDGVIELRRIREAVEAAGYDGPIEVEIFNRDIWDRPGDDVLALMKERYLEHV, encoded by the coding sequence ATGGCAGCATCCTTAACGAATTTCGAACGGCTCAGCCTGAATCAAATTACGACGGACCGGTGGAGCCTTCGGGAAGCGGCGGACGGCTGCGCCCGCGCGGGCGTGCCTTGGATCGCGTTGTGGCGGCATAAGATCGCGGAGGCGGGGCTGTCCGAGGCGAAGCGGGCGGTGCGAGACGCCGGGCTGCGCGTGTCGAGCGTCTGCCGCGGGGGCATGTTCCCGGCGGCGACGGCCGCCGAACGGCAGGCGCGCATCGACGATAACCTGCGCGCGGTCGACGAGGCGGCGGAGCTCGGCGCGGACACGCTCGTCCTCGTCTGCGGCCCTGCCGCGGACCGCGACATCGCGGCCGCCCGCGAGCAGGTCGCCGAAGGCATCGCCCGCGTCGCGCCGTACGCGAAGGAGCGCGGCGTGAAGCTCGGCATCGAGCCGCTGCACCCGATGTACGCCGCGGAGCGGTCGGTCGTGAATACGCTCGCGCAGGCGATCGACCTTGCGGAGCGTTTCGACCCGGCCGAGGTCGGCGTCGTCGTCGACGTTTTCCATGTCTGGTGGGATCCGGAGTTGTACGCGGGCATCCGAAGGTCGTCGGGTCGAATTCTAGGCTTCCACGTCTCCGACTGGATCGTGCCGACGCCGGATTTGCTCATGGGCCGCGGCATGATGGGCGACGGCGTCATCGAGCTCCGGCGCATCCGGGAGGCGGTGGAGGCGGCCGGCTACGACGGACCGATCGAGGTGGAAATTTTCAACCGCGACATCTGGGATCGGCCGGGCGACGACGTTCTCGCCCTGATGAAGGAGCGATATCTCGAGCACGTGTAG
- a CDS encoding cytochrome C oxidase subunit II yields the protein MKKRLSSFAMAIVLGGALAACGGGGGGSEQAAPAVEPTGNTVELKIEATNFEFNEKEYRVKAGDTVNVTFASTQGMHGIDIRGTDLKLKDGNSASFVAQPGEYEIICNIMCGTGHSQMKSTLIVE from the coding sequence ATGAAAAAGCGGTTATCCAGCTTCGCGATGGCTATCGTTCTAGGCGGCGCGCTGGCGGCCTGCGGCGGAGGCGGCGGCGGTTCGGAACAAGCGGCGCCGGCGGTGGAGCCGACCGGCAACACGGTCGAACTGAAGATCGAAGCGACGAATTTCGAGTTTAACGAGAAGGAATACCGCGTGAAGGCGGGCGACACGGTCAACGTGACGTTCGCGTCCACGCAAGGGATGCACGGCATCGACATTCGCGGCACGGATCTAAAGCTCAAGGACGGCAACAGCGCTTCGTTCGTCGCCCAGCCCGGGGAATACGAGATCATCTGTAACATTATGTGCGGCACGGGCCACTCGCAAATGAAATCGACATTGATCGTGGAATAA
- a CDS encoding phage holin family protein → MHLLGHVVRFIVSALVLLLVGALVPQFEVGGFWSALFLALVIALFGWVIEGIFGKRITPFGRGIVGFIVSALVIYAAQFIVGGVDVTVIGALLAALVIGIIDLFLPVASPFDRGERRRAE, encoded by the coding sequence ATGCATTTATTAGGACATGTCGTCAGATTCATCGTTTCGGCACTCGTTTTGTTATTGGTCGGCGCCCTGGTTCCTCAATTCGAGGTGGGCGGCTTCTGGAGCGCGTTGTTCTTGGCGCTTGTGATCGCCTTGTTCGGCTGGGTGATCGAGGGGATCTTCGGCAAGCGGATCACTCCGTTCGGCCGGGGCATCGTCGGCTTCATCGTGAGCGCGCTGGTCATCTACGCGGCGCAGTTCATCGTCGGCGGCGTCGACGTGACCGTCATCGGCGCGCTGCTCGCGGCGCTGGTCATCGGTATCATCGACTTGTTCCTCCCGGTCGCTTCCCCGTTCGATCGCGGCGAACGACGCCGTGCGGAGTAA
- a CDS encoding endonuclease MutS2 gives MDKKLLEKLEYPKILNKLESHAATSVGKALAAAALPSGDLEEVRHRLAGTDEAAAIDRMKGAAPFGGITDIRASLKRAAIGGTLSAFELLGVADTVQGGRRVRRFVEAYQEKHDAPILGALAEGIEELRTLEDAIRRCIDENGIVVDTASDELYKVRRELRSGEARVREKLESMVRSSSTQKMLQEALITVRNDRFVIPVKSEYRSAFGGIVHDQSSSGATMFIEPEQVVQMNNKLRELRIQEEREIEKILQRLSAAVAEHTDPLESNVDLLGQLDFLFAKARLAREMKASLPAMNGKGFLRIRRGRHPLIPVEHAVPLDIELGGSYSAIIVTGPNTGGKTVSLKTVGLLSLMAMTGLFVPAEDGSELCVFDAVFADIGDEQSIEQNLSTFSSHMTNIIGILKKMTPRSLVLLDEVGAGTDPAEGSALAIAILEHIRAMGCRLIATTHYSELKAYAYDKAGVINASMEFDVETLRPTYRLLVGVPGRSNAFAIAERLGLSRRVIEDARVQVTEEDQRVESMIAKLEEHRIAAEAERREAERLRRETEELRRELTEEKRKLHEQRDKWMAEAEREAADAVAKARREADAIIADLRKQAMEEGASIKEHKLIEAKRRLEETAPKPRKPSASPSASRAKAQVSPGDEVKVVSLGQRGHVVERQADGAVVQLGIIKMKVALTDLEPVGASAPSKQQRSVATVKRTRDENVRTELDLRGSNVEEAIVEVDRFLDEAIMANLSQVYIIHGKGTGVLRTGIQDFLRRHKHVRTFRIGAFNEGGHGVTVAELK, from the coding sequence ATGGACAAGAAGTTATTGGAAAAATTAGAGTATCCGAAAATATTAAATAAACTGGAGTCCCACGCCGCCACATCGGTGGGGAAAGCGCTTGCCGCGGCGGCGCTGCCGAGCGGCGATCTGGAAGAAGTTCGCCATCGCCTGGCCGGCACCGACGAGGCCGCCGCGATCGATCGGATGAAGGGCGCGGCGCCGTTCGGCGGCATTACCGACATCCGCGCGAGCCTGAAGCGGGCCGCGATCGGCGGTACGCTCAGCGCGTTCGAGCTGCTCGGCGTCGCCGATACGGTGCAGGGCGGCCGCCGGGTGCGGCGGTTCGTCGAGGCGTATCAAGAGAAGCACGACGCTCCGATTCTCGGCGCGTTGGCAGAAGGCATCGAGGAGCTGCGTACGCTCGAAGACGCGATCCGCCGCTGCATCGACGAGAACGGGATCGTCGTCGACACCGCTTCCGACGAGCTGTACAAGGTGCGCCGGGAGCTGCGCTCCGGCGAGGCGCGCGTGCGCGAGAAGCTGGAGTCGATGGTGCGCAGCTCCTCGACGCAGAAGATGCTGCAGGAGGCGCTCATCACGGTGCGGAACGACCGCTTCGTCATCCCGGTGAAGAGCGAATACCGCAGCGCGTTCGGCGGCATCGTGCACGACCAGTCGTCTTCCGGCGCCACGATGTTCATCGAGCCGGAGCAGGTCGTGCAGATGAACAACAAGCTGCGCGAGCTGCGGATCCAAGAAGAGCGGGAAATCGAGAAAATATTGCAGCGCTTGTCCGCCGCCGTCGCGGAACACACCGACCCGCTCGAGTCGAACGTCGACCTGCTCGGTCAGCTGGACTTCCTGTTCGCGAAGGCGCGGCTCGCCCGCGAGATGAAAGCGAGCCTGCCGGCCATGAACGGCAAGGGCTTCCTGCGCATCCGCCGGGGCCGCCATCCGCTCATCCCGGTCGAGCACGCCGTGCCGCTCGACATCGAGCTCGGCGGCTCGTACTCGGCGATTATCGTGACCGGACCGAACACCGGGGGCAAGACGGTATCGCTGAAGACGGTCGGACTGCTGAGCCTGATGGCGATGACGGGGCTGTTCGTCCCGGCCGAGGACGGCAGCGAGCTGTGCGTGTTCGACGCGGTGTTCGCCGACATCGGCGACGAGCAGAGCATCGAGCAGAACCTCAGTACGTTCTCGTCGCACATGACCAACATTATCGGCATCTTGAAGAAAATGACCCCGCGCTCCCTCGTCCTGCTCGACGAGGTCGGAGCGGGCACCGATCCCGCCGAGGGCTCGGCGCTCGCGATCGCCATTCTCGAGCACATCCGGGCGATGGGGTGCCGCTTGATCGCGACGACGCACTACAGCGAGCTGAAGGCGTACGCGTACGACAAGGCAGGCGTCATTAACGCTTCGATGGAGTTCGACGTCGAGACGCTGCGTCCGACGTACCGGCTGCTGGTCGGCGTGCCGGGCCGAAGCAACGCGTTCGCGATCGCCGAGCGGCTCGGCCTGTCGCGCCGCGTCATCGAAGACGCGCGCGTGCAGGTGACGGAAGAGGACCAGCGCGTCGAGTCGATGATCGCGAAGCTCGAGGAGCATCGGATCGCCGCGGAGGCCGAGCGCCGGGAGGCGGAGCGGCTTCGCCGCGAGACGGAGGAGCTGCGCCGCGAGCTGACGGAAGAGAAGCGCAAGCTCCACGAGCAGCGCGACAAGTGGATGGCGGAGGCGGAGCGCGAGGCGGCGGATGCGGTGGCGAAGGCGCGCCGCGAAGCGGACGCGATCATCGCCGATCTGCGCAAGCAGGCGATGGAGGAAGGCGCGTCGATCAAGGAGCATAAGCTGATCGAAGCGAAGCGCCGGTTAGAGGAGACCGCGCCGAAGCCGCGAAAGCCTTCCGCGTCGCCGAGCGCCTCGCGGGCGAAGGCGCAGGTGTCGCCGGGCGACGAGGTGAAGGTCGTCTCCCTCGGGCAGCGCGGTCACGTCGTCGAGCGCCAAGCGGACGGCGCCGTCGTGCAGCTCGGCATCATCAAGATGAAGGTCGCGCTCACCGACCTCGAGCCGGTCGGCGCTTCCGCGCCGTCGAAGCAGCAGCGGAGCGTCGCCACCGTGAAGCGGACCCGCGACGAGAACGTCCGTACCGAGCTCGACCTCCGCGGCTCCAACGTCGAGGAAGCGATCGTCGAGGTGGATCGCTTCCTCGACGAAGCGATCATGGCGAACCTGTCGCAGGTGTACATCATTCACGGCAAGGGGACCGGCGTACTGCGGACCGGCATTCAAGATTTCCTGCGCCGTCACAAGCACGTCCGCACGTTCCGCATCGGCGCCTTCAACGAGGGCGGCCACGGCGTCACCGTCGCCGAGCTGAAGTAA
- a CDS encoding golvesin C-terminal-like domain-containing protein, translated as MISNARRTLTKPLGACVAAMLFLTAGQGLGAGGVHAEGAEPYPMILNVADYGAVANDGADDAPAIQLAIQAAASSNSRNVLAFEEGVYNLGTAAGEEAMLRLSHMRNVTVRGATYADGAPATALQVNLPLGNDVSGAAAAGHFFIENAKNVKLENLILDYGPRFATAGEIVSVDRASDTVVVDIFPGMPHFDGMKAYSANSWDLETGMLLPVDALTIGTDKDGYFATTWSKVQDGSDDRYRISGMGFSNRVEVGQGISWHFNVDTANPNLRVMYSENITLENVRIYNSLGMSMLAGYNKNFTVKNVRVEPQGSSLAVGPRDAFHFSNNRGQLLMDEVYVKGVRWDPLVSRSTFVEVKERIDDYSIRTSYGVGSLSFDAGDTVAFWVGDQPFERVIASAANEGGVMDVLTFADPLPDTVKVGSRLTHQGYEWDQVILRNSTVEGNFGTALVFMNKNLLVENSVFRNNAYSNIGLGPTSVNTGPFARNVVIQNNLFEQSTWIQKYNSYDGTITTFENHASFNKEKYNDGIVIRNNTFKDLHIGAHATAVHLKNARNVELSGNTYINVNHPIKVNIPSTENIVNNDGVPVVEERGDAALPAEAIVVDPTSPQYKEVVGSWALSGLTGYNGSITRYSGTAGGAATWTPNLEAGTYQVLAYRIVHPASEPATKLAVHHAGGVTEVVSDFTAGQSGWIELGTFEFAEGAGGFVRMSRANPQQAVSYLRTNAVAFIPAND; from the coding sequence TTGATATCGAACGCGAGGAGAACACTGACGAAGCCGCTTGGCGCGTGCGTCGCCGCGATGCTGTTTCTGACGGCGGGACAAGGGTTGGGCGCCGGCGGCGTTCATGCGGAAGGAGCGGAACCGTATCCGATGATTCTCAACGTTGCGGATTACGGCGCGGTCGCGAACGACGGCGCCGACGACGCGCCGGCCATTCAGCTGGCGATCCAAGCGGCGGCTTCGAGCAACAGCCGGAACGTGCTCGCCTTCGAGGAAGGCGTGTACAATCTCGGCACGGCCGCGGGAGAAGAGGCGATGCTTCGCCTCTCGCATATGCGCAACGTCACCGTCCGCGGCGCGACGTATGCGGACGGCGCCCCGGCGACCGCGCTTCAGGTCAACCTTCCGCTCGGGAACGACGTGAGCGGAGCGGCCGCGGCCGGCCATTTCTTCATCGAAAACGCGAAAAACGTAAAGCTCGAAAATCTGATTTTGGATTACGGTCCCCGCTTCGCCACCGCCGGCGAAATCGTCTCGGTGGACCGGGCGAGCGACACGGTCGTCGTCGACATTTTCCCAGGGATGCCTCACTTCGACGGAATGAAGGCGTACTCCGCGAACAGCTGGGATCTCGAGACGGGGATGCTTCTTCCCGTAGACGCGCTGACGATCGGCACGGATAAGGACGGGTACTTCGCGACGACGTGGAGCAAGGTGCAGGACGGAAGCGACGACCGGTACCGGATTTCGGGGATGGGCTTCTCGAATCGGGTCGAGGTCGGTCAAGGGATCTCTTGGCACTTCAACGTCGACACCGCGAATCCGAATTTGCGGGTCATGTACTCCGAGAATATCACGTTAGAAAATGTCCGGATTTACAATTCGCTGGGCATGTCCATGCTGGCCGGGTATAACAAAAATTTCACGGTCAAGAACGTCCGGGTGGAGCCGCAGGGCAGCTCCTTGGCCGTCGGACCGCGCGACGCGTTCCACTTTTCCAATAACAGGGGTCAGCTCTTGATGGATGAAGTGTACGTGAAGGGCGTGCGATGGGATCCGCTCGTCAGCCGAAGCACCTTCGTCGAAGTGAAGGAGCGAATCGACGACTATTCCATCCGTACGTCTTACGGCGTCGGGTCGCTGTCGTTCGACGCCGGCGACACGGTCGCCTTCTGGGTCGGGGATCAGCCGTTCGAACGCGTTATCGCATCGGCCGCGAACGAGGGGGGCGTTATGGATGTTCTCACCTTCGCGGACCCGCTCCCCGATACGGTGAAGGTCGGCTCCCGGTTGACGCATCAAGGCTACGAATGGGATCAGGTCATCCTCCGGAACAGTACGGTCGAGGGCAATTTCGGCACCGCCTTGGTGTTCATGAACAAAAATTTGCTCGTCGAAAACAGCGTCTTCCGCAATAACGCATACTCCAATATCGGATTGGGACCGACCAGCGTCAATACCGGTCCTTTCGCGCGGAACGTCGTCATTCAGAACAACCTGTTCGAGCAATCGACGTGGATTCAGAAGTATAACTCGTACGACGGGACGATCACGACGTTCGAAAATCACGCTTCCTTCAATAAGGAGAAGTATAACGACGGCATCGTCATTCGCAACAATACGTTCAAGGATCTGCACATCGGCGCGCATGCGACGGCCGTCCATCTGAAGAACGCCCGCAATGTAGAGCTGAGCGGCAATACGTATATCAACGTCAATCACCCGATTAAAGTAAACATACCGAGCACGGAAAACATCGTCAATAACGACGGCGTCCCCGTCGTCGAAGAGCGCGGCGATGCCGCGCTGCCGGCAGAGGCGATCGTCGTGGACCCGACCAGCCCGCAGTACAAGGAGGTCGTCGGCTCGTGGGCGCTGAGCGGATTGACCGGCTACAACGGTTCCATTACGCGCTATAGCGGGACGGCGGGCGGAGCCGCGACTTGGACGCCGAATTTAGAAGCGGGCACGTACCAGGTGCTTGCGTACCGCATCGTGCATCCGGCCAGCGAGCCGGCCACGAAGCTGGCCGTGCATCATGCCGGCGGCGTGACCGAGGTCGTCTCGGACTTCACGGCAGGCCAATCCGGGTGGATCGAGCTGGGAACCTTCGAGTTCGCCGAAGGCGCCGGCGGGTTCGTCCGGATGTCCCGGGCGAATCCCCAGCAAGCCGTCAGCTACTTACGAACGAACGCCGTCGCCTTTATACCCGCGAACGACTGA